A region of Sulfurovum sp. DNA encodes the following proteins:
- a CDS encoding succinate--CoA ligase, with the protein MPNTIQLAHSPDADDIFMYYAIKFGWVDTKGLIFENIGLDIETLNTEAIKGTYDVSAISFGMYPLIKEEYALLRTAVSFGEGYGPKLIKHKGKKLKRHFKVALSGHYTTNAMLFRIYYPDAHPVYMNFLEIEQAVIDGDVDAGILIHESILNFDKSLEVEKEIWDIWIELAGERLPLPLGGMALRRSLPLNRAIDIENILIDGVKIANERKDELCAKLETDSLVRISDKMLTKYLDMYASNESVELSTLQIKALDKLYNIGSEHGIWEYPIKTEDYLIPKEYNKLRAR; encoded by the coding sequence ATGCCAAATACCATTCAACTTGCACACTCTCCTGATGCGGACGATATATTCATGTATTATGCTATTAAATTTGGATGGGTCGATACTAAAGGTTTAATATTCGAGAATATTGGACTTGATATCGAGACACTAAATACAGAAGCAATCAAAGGTACTTATGATGTCTCTGCCATCTCTTTTGGAATGTATCCACTTATTAAAGAGGAGTATGCCCTCCTTCGTACAGCAGTCAGCTTTGGCGAAGGCTATGGTCCAAAACTCATCAAACACAAAGGGAAAAAGCTCAAGCGTCACTTCAAGGTGGCACTCTCGGGTCATTATACCACCAATGCTATGCTCTTTCGCATCTACTATCCTGATGCACATCCCGTCTATATGAATTTTCTTGAAATTGAACAAGCTGTTATAGATGGTGACGTTGATGCAGGCATACTCATACATGAATCAATTCTTAACTTTGATAAAAGTTTGGAAGTCGAAAAAGAGATATGGGATATTTGGATAGAATTGGCGGGAGAACGGTTGCCTCTGCCACTAGGTGGTATGGCATTACGAAGAAGTTTGCCTTTAAATCGTGCCATTGACATTGAAAATATTCTTATCGATGGTGTTAAAATTGCCAATGAAAGAAAAGATGAGCTTTGTGCAAAACTTGAAACCGATAGTCTAGTGCGAATTTCAGACAAGATGCTCACAAAATACCTTGATATGTATGCCTCTAATGAATCAGTTGAACTTTCTACACTTCAAATAAAAGCATTAGATAAACTATATAACATTGGTTCTGAGCATGGGATATGGGAGTACCCTATTAAAACAGAAGACTACCTAATACCTAAAGAGTATAACAAACTTCGAGCGAGATAG
- the ccoG gene encoding cytochrome c oxidase accessory protein CcoG gives MEQVVGVEKVDQSSKSKKNKAKEYLKGWISYRIKRYWAYMIATVVALGMPWITINENHLFLLSFDHKKLHLAGVAFDMQELYLMPFLLMLLFLGIFAVTAVGGRAWCGWACPQTIFRVVYRDFIETKLLGLRKRIKNKQQEPDMSKLENKIKKIIAIVLWSSLSIIAAADFMWYFVPPEEFFTYLQYPADHMVMIGFVLGVALFLVVDIVFIKEDFCIYICPYSRVQSVLYDDDTLMAIYDPIRGGGIYEGHGNDRHKAFNKQKELKAIHSQAECTTCESCVTVCPTHIDIRKGLQLECINCLECVDACTQVMGALGKPSLVQWSSVVETEKHERKTKIFRPKVIAYFTILTIVLVALFAMGSKKEHMLLNINKTTRLYKILDGGVVENDYIFLFANTDSKRHTYYFEIEEPLKKKIHIVRPKNSFSIASGKKRKKVVVLRTNIELADSTRKDVPIPITIKAYAIDDKEKVVVTRHTVFVYPRADLLKK, from the coding sequence ATGGAGCAAGTAGTAGGAGTAGAGAAAGTCGATCAAAGCAGTAAATCCAAGAAGAACAAAGCAAAAGAGTATCTAAAGGGGTGGATATCTTATCGTATCAAGAGGTATTGGGCTTATATGATAGCAACAGTAGTAGCACTTGGAATGCCATGGATTACGATCAATGAAAACCATTTATTTCTTTTGAGTTTTGATCATAAGAAACTACACCTTGCTGGAGTAGCATTTGATATGCAAGAGCTCTACTTGATGCCATTTCTACTGATGTTACTCTTTCTTGGTATTTTTGCTGTGACGGCAGTAGGCGGTCGGGCATGGTGTGGCTGGGCATGTCCTCAGACTATTTTCCGTGTCGTCTACAGAGATTTTATTGAGACAAAGTTGCTTGGATTGCGAAAGCGTATTAAAAATAAGCAACAAGAACCAGATATGAGTAAGTTAGAAAATAAAATTAAAAAAATAATTGCAATAGTGCTCTGGTCATCACTTTCTATTATTGCAGCAGCTGATTTTATGTGGTACTTTGTGCCACCTGAAGAGTTTTTTACATATTTACAGTATCCTGCCGACCACATGGTAATGATAGGGTTTGTATTGGGGGTTGCACTCTTTTTGGTTGTAGATATTGTGTTTATTAAAGAGGATTTTTGTATTTATATCTGCCCCTATAGCCGTGTACAGTCAGTACTATATGATGATGATACACTGATGGCAATCTATGACCCAATTCGTGGTGGTGGGATATATGAGGGACATGGAAACGATAGACATAAGGCTTTCAATAAACAAAAAGAGCTCAAAGCTATTCACTCTCAGGCAGAATGTACAACCTGCGAGAGCTGTGTAACGGTCTGTCCGACACACATAGATATTCGTAAAGGGCTTCAGCTTGAGTGTATCAACTGTCTTGAGTGTGTTGATGCTTGTACGCAGGTCATGGGAGCACTTGGAAAACCAAGCTTGGTACAGTGGTCAAGTGTGGTTGAAACAGAGAAGCATGAGCGAAAAACGAAAATATTTAGACCAAAGGTTATTGCCTACTTCACGATACTGACAATTGTTCTTGTAGCACTGTTTGCAATGGGAAGCAAAAAAGAGCATATGTTGCTTAATATTAATAAAACAACCAGACTTTATAAGATTCTTGATGGCGGTGTCGTTGAAAATGATTATATATTCCTCTTTGCCAATACAGATAGCAAGCGCCATACCTACTATTTTGAAATTGAAGAACCATTAAAAAAGAAAATCCATATTGTGAGACCTAAAAATTCATTTAGTATTGCTTCAGGTAAAAAGCGTAAGAAGGTCGTTGTACTTAGAACAAATATTGAACTAGCCGATAGTACACGTAAAGATGTGCCGATACCAATTACAATCAAAGCATATGCTATTGATGATAAAGAGAAGGTTGTAGTAACAAGACATACTGTTTTTGTTTATCCTCGTGCAGATCTTTTGAAAAAATAG
- the tpx gene encoding thiol peroxidase gives MATVTFKSDIVCNLAGTELNIGDTAPVVTVVNCNPMLQDEQIGGEGKVQLIIAVPSLDTGVCDAETRRFNTEAASLDGVEVMTVSMDLPFAAARWCGAAGIENIKVCSDFRNKDFANAYGVLLADGPLAGVTARVIFVVGKDGKVAYKQVVPEITEEPNYNEAIEAAKSAANA, from the coding sequence ATGGCAACAGTAACATTTAAAAGTGACATTGTATGTAACCTAGCAGGTACAGAATTAAACATAGGCGACACAGCACCAGTGGTAACAGTAGTAAACTGTAACCCAATGCTTCAGGATGAGCAGATAGGTGGAGAAGGTAAAGTTCAACTTATAATTGCAGTACCATCATTAGACACAGGTGTATGTGATGCTGAAACTAGAAGATTTAATACAGAAGCAGCATCTTTAGATGGTGTAGAAGTTATGACAGTTTCTATGGATTTACCATTTGCTGCTGCTAGATGGTGTGGAGCTGCTGGAATCGAAAACATCAAAGTATGTTCAGATTTTAGAAACAAAGATTTTGCAAATGCTTACGGTGTTCTTTTGGCTGACGGTCCTTTAGCTGGTGTAACTGCAAGAGTTATCTTTGTAGTTGGTAAAGATGGAAAAGTTGCTTATAAGCAGGTTGTTCCTGAAATTACGGAGGAGCCTAACTATAACGAAGCAATTGAAGCAGCTAAATCTGCAGCAAATGCGTAA
- the moaC gene encoding cyclic pyranopterin monophosphate synthase MoaC — MNLTHLDEHNKPKMVDISDKDNTTRIAIASGIIEVGQAAFDAVIANTTKKGPVLQTAVIAAIQGSKQTSTLIPMCHPLMLSSIKTNIKEIPELPGFKLTITTKLTGKTGVEMEALTGVSIGLLTIYDMLKAIDKSMTIRNIQLEHKSGGKSGDYHRINT, encoded by the coding sequence GTGAACCTTACTCATTTAGATGAACACAATAAACCTAAAATGGTTGATATCTCCGATAAAGACAATACTACACGTATTGCCATAGCCAGTGGCATCATAGAGGTAGGACAAGCGGCCTTTGATGCCGTTATTGCCAATACCACAAAAAAGGGTCCTGTCTTGCAAACTGCAGTCATTGCAGCCATTCAGGGATCCAAACAAACTAGTACGCTTATTCCTATGTGCCACCCACTCATGCTCTCCTCTATCAAAACAAATATTAAAGAGATACCAGAACTTCCTGGATTCAAACTCACCATCACAACAAAACTTACAGGAAAAACTGGGGTAGAGATGGAAGCGCTTACCGGCGTTAGTATTGGACTTCTCACAATTTATGATATGCTCAAAGCTATCGATAAAAGCATGACTATTCGCAATATACAGCTTGAACATAAGAGTGGTGGGAAATCAGGGGACTATCATAGAATTAACACTTAA
- a CDS encoding L,D-transpeptidase family protein, with protein sequence MKFNTVLVIVVIEIIFFISGCSYKYKINKIQHDTNVSKIQHDTNVSKIQHDTNVSKIQHGIKVSKKRHSIKVNKIPYNIKVCRKELSYGLEIRKDQIIDRLIAYKSKRKIEGYRDGKKVFESRISLGKNADKGDKIQEGDYRTPEGNYTIIRKKCHPRLYRSLLISYPDAQDIVEAKSKGVKPGGYITIHGQPRWNADDKYDFYTLSHDWTQGCIAIPNKKIVQLWVGIRNGVPITIYP encoded by the coding sequence ATGAAATTCAATACAGTATTGGTAATAGTAGTTATTGAAATAATTTTTTTTATCAGTGGGTGTAGCTATAAATATAAGATAAACAAAATACAACATGATACCAATGTAAGCAAAATACAACATGATACCAATGTAAGCAAAATACAACATGATACCAATGTAAGCAAAATACAACATGGTATTAAGGTGAGCAAAAAACGACATAGTATTAAAGTGAATAAAATACCATATAATATCAAAGTGTGTCGAAAAGAACTATCATATGGTTTAGAGATTAGGAAAGATCAGATTATTGATAGGCTGATTGCATATAAGTCGAAGCGGAAAATAGAGGGATATAGAGATGGTAAAAAAGTTTTTGAATCTCGTATATCTTTGGGTAAAAATGCAGATAAAGGGGATAAGATACAAGAAGGTGATTATCGTACACCTGAAGGCAATTATACGATTATTCGTAAAAAATGTCACCCAAGGCTCTACCGATCATTATTGATTTCTTACCCAGATGCACAAGATATTGTGGAGGCAAAATCTAAAGGAGTTAAACCTGGAGGATATATTACAATTCATGGACAGCCCAGATGGAATGCAGATGACAAGTATGATTTTTATACACTTTCGCACGACTGGACACAAGGATGTATAGCAATACCCAATAAAAAAATAGTACAGTTATGGGTTGGAATTAGAAATGGTGTACCAATTACAATTTACCCTTGA
- the lspA gene encoding signal peptidase II: protein MRYFTIFLLAAVGTFVIDQEIKALFLEGFYKEGACIDLELHFNQGIAFSMFTFIGPYLKWIQIFIVVTILYSVLKENYLYRYAFPVGLFIGGALGNIYDRFVHKGVVDYVAWHCGFNFAVFNFADVAIDIAAVWVLIATYFFSKDKVDR, encoded by the coding sequence ATGCGCTATTTTACTATTTTTCTACTGGCTGCAGTTGGTACATTTGTGATTGATCAGGAGATTAAAGCACTATTTCTAGAAGGGTTTTATAAAGAGGGGGCATGTATTGATTTAGAATTACATTTTAATCAAGGCATTGCATTTTCAATGTTTACTTTTATTGGTCCATATTTAAAGTGGATACAAATATTTATTGTAGTGACAATTCTTTACTCTGTACTCAAAGAGAATTATCTGTATCGATATGCTTTTCCTGTTGGGTTGTTTATTGGTGGAGCATTGGGGAATATCTATGATCGTTTTGTACATAAAGGGGTAGTGGATTATGTGGCATGGCATTGTGGTTTTAACTTTGCTGTCTTTAATTTTGCCGATGTAGCAATTGATATAGCGGCAGTATGGGTACTTATTGCAACCTATTTTTTCTCTAAAGATAAAGTAGACAGATAA
- a CDS encoding DUF493 domain-containing protein: MIFDNDTQDKPVITYPTNWRFKIIGRDKKKLEACIEEVMGGREHCNSLGNTSQTGKFTTYNTSCIVESKEERDRLFESFQSHKDVKMVI, from the coding sequence ATGATATTTGACAATGATACTCAGGATAAACCAGTTATTACATACCCTACCAACTGGAGATTCAAAATCATTGGAAGAGATAAGAAAAAACTCGAAGCTTGTATTGAGGAAGTGATGGGCGGAAGAGAGCATTGTAATAGCTTAGGAAATACATCACAAACAGGAAAGTTCACCACCTACAATACATCATGTATTGTAGAAAGTAAAGAAGAGAGAGACAGACTTTTTGAGTCTTTTCAAAGCCATAAGGATGTGAAGATGGTAATCTAA
- the glmM gene encoding phosphoglucosamine mutase, giving the protein MALFGTDGVRGKAGKKVSAINTMRLAMATGICFKQFVKTKKILVGKDTRRSGYMIENALVSGLTAVGFDVIQVGPMPTPAIAFLTENMRCDAGIMISASHNPYYDNGIKFFDTKGNKISRTKEEMIETIFKDDVAIEEAQVTGKSIGKSKRIDDVIGRYIVHIKNSFPKPLTLAGLRIVIDCANGAGYIVGPTILQELGAEVIVIGNSPNGFNINEGCGAMHPEKLANTVLENRADIGIALDGDADRVVLVDEKGEVVDGDKLIGVLAAYLKERGMLQGDGVVATVMSNQGLDEYLSSCDLHLYRSAVGDKNVVELMQHKGINFGGEQSGHIIFSDYAKTGDGISSALQALAYLVTTSKKASEAFNPYDSYPQMLVSLLVKEKYPFEEIEGLKILQQEVEAKGIRHLFRYSGTENKIRLLLEGKEEKILDEMMKKCISFFKGVLV; this is encoded by the coding sequence GTGGCACTTTTTGGAACAGATGGTGTACGAGGGAAAGCAGGAAAAAAAGTTAGTGCGATTAACACAATGCGCCTCGCAATGGCAACAGGGATATGTTTTAAACAATTTGTAAAAACAAAAAAGATACTGGTAGGAAAAGATACCCGCAGAAGTGGTTATATGATTGAGAATGCATTGGTTTCTGGTTTGACGGCAGTGGGATTTGATGTGATTCAAGTAGGCCCTATGCCTACACCAGCAATAGCCTTTCTCACAGAGAATATGCGCTGTGATGCAGGAATTATGATCTCGGCAAGTCATAACCCCTACTACGATAACGGTATCAAGTTTTTTGATACAAAGGGCAACAAGATTAGCCGTACCAAAGAGGAGATGATTGAGACAATCTTTAAAGATGATGTAGCCATAGAAGAGGCTCAAGTGACAGGCAAGAGTATTGGGAAATCTAAGCGTATTGATGATGTAATTGGGCGCTATATTGTTCATATTAAAAATTCCTTTCCTAAACCATTGACTCTTGCAGGTTTGCGTATCGTAATAGATTGTGCCAATGGTGCAGGGTATATTGTTGGACCAACAATTCTTCAGGAACTTGGCGCAGAAGTTATTGTTATTGGTAATAGCCCAAATGGATTTAATATCAATGAAGGGTGTGGTGCAATGCATCCTGAGAAACTTGCCAATACTGTTTTGGAAAATCGGGCAGATATTGGCATTGCTCTTGATGGTGATGCTGACAGAGTAGTACTTGTAGATGAAAAAGGTGAAGTTGTTGATGGAGATAAATTAATAGGGGTGTTGGCCGCCTATTTAAAAGAGCGTGGTATGCTACAAGGAGATGGCGTAGTGGCAACAGTTATGAGTAATCAGGGACTGGATGAATATCTATCTTCTTGTGATCTGCATCTTTATCGTTCTGCCGTAGGAGATAAGAATGTTGTAGAACTCATGCAACATAAAGGGATTAATTTTGGTGGAGAACAGAGTGGGCACATTATCTTTTCTGATTATGCAAAAACAGGAGATGGAATCTCTAGCGCACTTCAGGCACTGGCATATCTTGTCACTACCAGCAAAAAGGCAAGTGAAGCTTTTAATCCTTATGACTCTTATCCGCAGATGCTAGTAAGCCTTTTAGTGAAAGAAAAATACCCTTTTGAGGAGATAGAAGGTCTCAAGATACTTCAGCAGGAAGTTGAAGCAAAAGGAATACGCCATCTCTTCCGTTATTCTGGTACCGAGAATAAGATCAGACTGTTACTTGAGGGCAAAGAAGAAAAAATACTTGATGAGATGATGAAGAAATGTATTTCTTTTTTTAAGGGTGTATTGGTCTAA
- the recA gene encoding recombinase RecA: MAMDAQKQKALDMAIRQIDKTFGKGTLMRLGDKEFEPIEAISTGSLGLDMALGIGGIPQGRIVEIYGPESSGKTTLALQTIASAQKQDMICAFIDAEHALDVVYAKNLGVDTDNLLISQPDFGEQALDVLETLARSGAVDLIVIDSVAALTPKSEIEGDMGDQHVGLQARLMSQALRKLTGLLHKTNTTVIFINQIRMKIGTMGYGSPETTTGGNALKFYCSVRIDVRRIATLKHGESQIGNRVKAKVVKNKVAPPFRQAEFDIMFGEGISYEGELVDYGVKLDIIDKSGAWFSYGAEKLGQGKENAKLILKENPKLRIEIEEKIKEALGFGEGLTMNTKEIKEGE; the protein is encoded by the coding sequence ATGGCGATGGATGCACAAAAACAAAAAGCACTCGATATGGCGATTAGACAAATTGATAAAACGTTTGGAAAAGGAACCTTGATGCGACTGGGCGACAAGGAGTTTGAGCCGATTGAAGCAATTTCTACTGGCTCACTTGGATTAGATATGGCTTTAGGAATTGGTGGTATTCCTCAGGGACGTATTGTTGAGATTTATGGTCCAGAGTCTTCGGGAAAGACTACATTAGCGCTACAGACTATTGCGTCAGCACAAAAACAAGATATGATATGTGCTTTTATTGATGCAGAACATGCACTTGATGTAGTATATGCAAAGAATCTTGGGGTTGATACAGATAATCTACTAATTTCACAACCTGATTTTGGAGAACAAGCATTGGATGTGCTTGAAACCCTAGCACGTTCTGGAGCGGTTGATTTGATTGTAATTGACTCGGTTGCAGCATTAACACCCAAGAGTGAAATTGAAGGAGATATGGGTGATCAGCATGTGGGGTTACAGGCACGCTTGATGTCTCAGGCACTTAGAAAACTGACAGGATTACTACATAAGACAAATACAACTGTCATTTTTATTAATCAAATTCGTATGAAAATTGGTACAATGGGGTATGGTTCACCTGAAACAACAACAGGTGGTAATGCATTAAAATTCTACTGTTCTGTGCGTATTGATGTTAGGCGTATTGCTACATTAAAGCATGGGGAATCTCAGATAGGAAACCGAGTTAAGGCAAAAGTAGTCAAAAATAAAGTAGCACCACCATTCAGACAAGCAGAATTTGATATTATGTTTGGTGAAGGTATTTCTTATGAAGGAGAGTTGGTAGATTACGGTGTCAAACTCGATATTATCGATAAGTCCGGTGCATGGTTTAGTTATGGAGCAGAAAAGCTTGGGCAAGGAAAAGAGAATGCAAAATTAATTCTCAAAGAGAACCCTAAACTTCGGATTGAAATTGAAGAAAAAATTAAAGAAGCACTTGGTTTTGGGGAAGGGCTAACTATGAATACAAAAGAGATTAAGGAGGGTGAATAG
- a CDS encoding recombinase family protein, with amino-acid sequence MTYAYLRQMPGCSHLSQQQRSILSFALTQRIQIDKEVIEYSAKSRPIEEREEFEKFLQSLQENGDRIIIAHLSILSHVVEELVKVINCMLSRKIILYIANTKTVVTEETLLTEVLPLLGDTKEIKRVKTGQIGRPKGSKSSSKFDIYQTQIVSLLKKEMSVSAIARELRVSRSSLKDYIESRGIRELVEGSWMEIATPQKISEADNTVLICPFEQEENEFKINKIERKQSWSK; translated from the coding sequence ATGACGTACGCATATTTAAGACAGATGCCAGGTTGCAGTCACTTGTCACAGCAACAACGTTCTATTCTCTCTTTTGCATTGACACAAAGAATACAGATAGATAAAGAGGTAATTGAGTATAGTGCCAAGAGCCGTCCAATTGAAGAACGTGAGGAGTTTGAAAAATTCCTTCAGTCACTTCAGGAGAATGGTGACAGAATCATTATTGCTCATTTATCAATTTTGAGTCATGTGGTTGAAGAACTTGTGAAGGTGATTAACTGTATGCTAAGTCGCAAAATTATACTCTATATTGCCAATACCAAAACAGTGGTGACAGAAGAGACGCTACTGACCGAAGTTCTCCCTCTTCTTGGCGATACAAAGGAGATAAAGAGAGTCAAAACAGGACAGATTGGTCGCCCAAAAGGTAGCAAATCATCCTCTAAATTTGATATCTATCAGACACAAATCGTCTCACTTCTTAAAAAAGAGATGAGCGTTAGTGCCATTGCAAGAGAGTTGAGGGTGAGTCGTAGTTCCCTAAAAGACTATATTGAATCTAGAGGTATTAGAGAACTAGTAGAAGGATCGTGGATGGAGATAGCTACACCACAGAAAATATCGGAGGCAGATAACACTGTGTTGATTTGTCCTTTTGAGCAAGAAGAGAATGAATTTAAAATAAATAAAATAGAAAGGAAGCAGTCATGGAGCAAGTAG
- a CDS encoding paraquat-inducible protein A has product MKQIIIHSIAGVLLVSILFFSFHAYRSAKKYEEKTALLVAQMSAKSLVTYRAQELVEELSFGFYKNKKHEMLQEIEEKQHFYKTQSRSYTLYAISALLILLLGYFVISLRMFTFFGAITAGVMLFFGFVSPMLMITIHKKVEYLGDVVLSFESKSIIGSIAKLFENGDIAVAIVILFFSILIPIVKVLSILFISLFTENRFAHSIIEFFKVIGKWSMIDVFVVATFLAYLTVDKGDVSRAEIEVGFYFFLVYVIVSMLVSLGANRMLHQVKDS; this is encoded by the coding sequence ATGAAACAAATAATTATACATAGTATTGCAGGAGTGTTGTTGGTAAGTATACTTTTTTTTAGTTTTCATGCCTATAGAAGTGCAAAAAAATATGAAGAAAAAACTGCATTACTAGTAGCACAGATGAGTGCTAAATCATTGGTAACCTATCGGGCACAGGAGCTGGTAGAGGAGCTATCGTTTGGTTTCTATAAGAATAAAAAACATGAAATGCTTCAAGAGATAGAAGAGAAACAGCATTTTTATAAAACACAGAGTAGAAGCTATACTCTTTATGCGATTAGTGCATTATTAATACTGCTTTTGGGATATTTTGTTATTTCTTTACGTATGTTTACCTTTTTTGGTGCTATTACGGCAGGAGTGATGCTCTTTTTTGGTTTTGTTAGCCCTATGCTGATGATTACTATCCATAAAAAAGTGGAGTATCTTGGGGATGTAGTGTTGTCATTTGAATCAAAAAGTATTATTGGCTCCATTGCCAAACTCTTTGAAAATGGTGATATTGCTGTTGCCATAGTTATTTTATTCTTCTCTATACTTATTCCTATTGTTAAAGTATTGTCAATATTATTTATTTCCCTCTTTACAGAAAACCGTTTTGCACACAGTATTATAGAGTTCTTTAAGGTAATTGGAAAATGGTCCATGATTGATGTCTTTGTAGTGGCAACTTTTTTGGCTTATTTGACAGTTGATAAAGGCGATGTCAGTCGTGCTGAAATTGAAGTAGGATTCTACTTCTTTTTGGTATATGTAATTGTTTCAATGTTGGTGAGTTTGGGCGCGAATAGAATGCTACATCAAGTTAAAGATAGTTAG
- a CDS encoding DUF1566 domain-containing protein, producing the protein MKKYIVFLWSFFAITFGFSGGDMGREDIIVPNLGAITQIEKPYYPKKIYIDEETNLMWQDASYTDAEDGAYANNYSVGKVGVFQHAVRYCHNLDYAGYQDWRLPTANELMAVHHQIGQNFVYFRSKDFWTSTPTTAGKHYVVYPADAYRYKRSKKQSNYIRCVRHT; encoded by the coding sequence ATGAAAAAGTATATCGTTTTTCTTTGGAGTTTTTTTGCTATAACATTTGGATTTTCGGGTGGAGATATGGGAAGAGAAGATATAATAGTCCCAAATTTAGGTGCTATAACACAGATTGAGAAGCCATACTATCCAAAGAAAATCTATATTGATGAAGAGACTAATTTAATGTGGCAGGATGCATCTTATACTGATGCAGAGGATGGTGCTTATGCCAATAATTACTCAGTAGGCAAAGTTGGTGTGTTTCAACATGCGGTGCGTTATTGTCACAACCTTGATTATGCAGGCTACCAAGATTGGCGACTTCCTACTGCAAATGAGCTCATGGCAGTTCATCATCAGATTGGACAGAACTTTGTTTATTTTAGAAGCAAGGACTTTTGGACATCAACACCAACAACAGCAGGAAAGCATTATGTAGTCTATCCTGCAGATGCTTATAGATACAAAAGAAGCAAGAAGCAATCAAACTATATCCGCTGTGTGCGCCATACTTAA
- a CDS encoding UDP-N-acetylmuramate dehydrogenase has translation MYTKIIDFSQYSSIKIGQPTKVLMIEKDDLIPSNHYLIGGANNLLISSNPPPLMMLSKDFSYIKESNGLLEIGAAMATGRIISYCKNKDIGGFEFCSKLPGTLGGMLAMNAGVKDYEVFNILHSIKIDGKWIEKTKIEYGYRFAKLKGVATAARFEIKQKFNKILLNKLLVLRNNQPRDPSAGSVFKNPPQDYAGRLIEAVGLKGYRQGGMAWSSVHANFLINTGKGTYKDAILLLELAKERVLKDFNITLQEEIKLL, from the coding sequence GTGTATACCAAAATTATCGATTTCTCCCAATATTCCAGTATTAAAATTGGTCAGCCCACCAAAGTACTTATGATTGAAAAAGATGACCTTATCCCTTCTAATCATTACCTCATCGGTGGTGCCAATAACCTACTCATCTCATCTAATCCTCCGCCACTAATGATGCTAAGCAAAGACTTTTCATACATTAAAGAGTCAAACGGACTTCTTGAAATTGGTGCTGCTATGGCTACGGGGCGCATTATCTCCTATTGTAAAAATAAGGATATTGGTGGATTTGAGTTTTGTAGTAAACTTCCAGGAACACTAGGTGGCATGCTAGCAATGAATGCAGGGGTAAAGGATTACGAAGTTTTCAATATACTTCATAGTATCAAAATAGATGGAAAGTGGATAGAAAAAACTAAGATTGAATACGGTTACCGCTTTGCTAAACTAAAAGGTGTAGCCACAGCTGCACGATTTGAAATAAAACAGAAGTTTAATAAGATACTATTAAATAAGCTACTCGTACTCAGAAACAATCAGCCTCGTGACCCTAGTGCAGGTTCAGTTTTTAAGAATCCTCCTCAAGATTATGCAGGCAGACTTATTGAAGCAGTAGGACTAAAGGGGTATCGTCAAGGAGGCATGGCATGGAGCAGTGTCCATGCTAATTTTTTAATCAATACTGGAAAAGGAACCTATAAAGATGCTATTTTACTACTTGAGCTAGCAAAAGAAAGGGTTTTAAAGGACTTTAATATTACACTTCAAGAAGAAATTAAACTCCTTTAA